One segment of Streptomyces bathyalis DNA contains the following:
- a CDS encoding DUF3830 family protein: MAERFIEVSLDKRGVSCTAKLLDDRAPITCEAVWNALPLGGDVYHAKYARNEIYALIPPFAPEEPPLENPTITPIPGDLCYFTFTDTQLSTASYGYEAAAEKQGGQAAHATRSTVIDLALFYERNNLLINGDAGWVPGIVWGAVVEGLDAMAEACQDLWRAGALGETLNFRRV, translated from the coding sequence AGCTGCACAGCGAAGCTGCTCGACGACCGCGCCCCGATCACCTGCGAAGCCGTGTGGAACGCGCTGCCCCTGGGGGGCGACGTCTACCACGCGAAGTACGCCCGCAACGAGATCTACGCACTGATCCCGCCGTTCGCTCCGGAGGAACCGCCGCTGGAGAACCCGACGATCACGCCCATTCCGGGTGATCTCTGCTATTTCACCTTCACCGACACGCAGTTGAGCACCGCGTCGTACGGCTACGAGGCGGCGGCCGAGAAGCAGGGAGGCCAGGCCGCCCACGCCACCCGGTCCACCGTCATCGACCTCGCGCTCTTCTACGAGCGCAACAATCTCCTCATCAACGGCGACGCCGGCTGGGTGCCCGGCATCGTCTGGGGTGCGGTCGTCGAGGGCCTCGACGCGATGGCCGAGGCCTGCCAGGACCTGTGGCGGGCCGGCGCTCTCGGCGAGACCCTCAACTTCCGCCGGGTCTGA
- a CDS encoding amidase encodes MSDLSSLTAGRLVAGYSNGDFSPIEATRAALEQAEKVQPHVNAFVRIDGDDALAQARESAERWSRGEPQGPLDGVPVTVKDILLLRGKPTLRGSWSSSTDGPWEEDAPSVARMRDAGAVFIGKTTTPEFGWKGVTDSPRHGITRNPYDTSRTAGGSSGGGSAAVALGAGPLTLGTDAGGSVRIPAAFCGIFALKPTYGRVPIYPASAFGTLAHVGPMTRDAADTALLMDVISQPDARDWSQLAPPHGSFREAVKKGVRGMRVAYSPDFGGRVEVDPAVAAGVRRSVERLEELGAHVEETDPGFEDPIEAFHSLWFAGAARVTQYFTDEQREKMDPALREIAEDGASRSALDYLAAVDVRMALGKRMGVFHEKYDVLVTPTTPGTAFGAGLEVPEGSSYRRWTEWTPFTYPFNMTQQPAASLPCGLDGDGLPMGVQIVAARHRDDLVLRASHALYEAGAADVPAPALAGSA; translated from the coding sequence ATGTCGGATCTCAGCAGCCTCACCGCCGGACGGCTCGTCGCCGGGTACAGCAACGGAGACTTCTCCCCGATCGAGGCGACGCGTGCCGCGCTCGAACAGGCCGAGAAGGTGCAGCCCCACGTGAACGCCTTCGTCCGCATCGACGGTGACGACGCCCTCGCGCAGGCACGCGAGTCGGCCGAGCGCTGGAGCCGCGGCGAACCGCAGGGCCCGCTCGACGGTGTCCCGGTGACGGTGAAGGACATCCTGCTGCTGCGCGGGAAGCCGACCCTCCGCGGCTCCTGGTCCTCCTCCACCGACGGCCCCTGGGAGGAGGACGCGCCGTCCGTGGCCCGCATGCGCGACGCCGGCGCGGTGTTCATCGGCAAGACGACCACGCCGGAGTTCGGCTGGAAGGGCGTGACGGACAGCCCGCGGCACGGCATCACCAGGAACCCCTACGACACCTCCCGAACGGCGGGCGGCTCCAGCGGCGGCGGCTCCGCAGCCGTGGCACTCGGCGCCGGGCCGCTGACCCTTGGCACCGACGCGGGCGGATCGGTGCGCATTCCTGCCGCCTTCTGCGGGATCTTCGCCCTCAAGCCGACCTACGGCAGGGTGCCGATCTATCCCGCGAGCGCCTTCGGCACGCTCGCGCACGTCGGCCCGATGACCCGGGACGCGGCGGACACCGCGCTGCTGATGGATGTGATCTCGCAGCCCGACGCCCGCGACTGGTCCCAGCTGGCACCGCCGCACGGCAGCTTCCGCGAAGCGGTGAAGAAGGGCGTGCGCGGGATGCGCGTCGCGTACTCGCCGGACTTCGGCGGACGGGTCGAGGTCGATCCGGCTGTCGCCGCCGGGGTGCGCCGCTCCGTCGAGCGGCTGGAGGAACTGGGCGCCCACGTCGAGGAGACCGACCCCGGGTTCGAGGACCCGATCGAGGCCTTCCACTCCCTGTGGTTCGCGGGCGCGGCCCGCGTGACCCAGTACTTCACCGACGAGCAGCGCGAGAAGATGGACCCCGCGCTCCGGGAGATCGCCGAGGACGGGGCCTCGCGCAGCGCCCTGGACTACCTGGCCGCCGTCGACGTCCGCATGGCGCTCGGCAAGCGGATGGGCGTCTTCCACGAGAAGTACGACGTGCTCGTCACGCCGACCACGCCCGGCACCGCGTTCGGGGCCGGCCTGGAGGTGCCGGAGGGTTCCAGCTACCGGCGGTGGACGGAGTGGACGCCGTTCACCTACCCCTTCAACATGACGCAGCAGCCCGCCGCTTCGCTGCCCTGCGGGCTGGACGGCGACGGGCTGCCGATGGGCGTTCAGATCGTGGCCGCACGCCACCGGGACGATCTGGTGCTGCGGGCCTCGCACGCGCTGTACGAGGCGGGGGCCGCGGATGTGCCGGCCCCCGCCCTGGCCGGCAGCGCCTGA